A single region of the Halorussus gelatinilyticus genome encodes:
- a CDS encoding DUF262 domain-containing protein produces the protein MADVRQTKLGDLFSSSVFHIPRYQRGYAWSEKEVRDLLEDIEYSYEERVAEGDNNFTHYFGTIVMLDRGTENAEADDYSKYDLIDGQQRMTTVAILMNCINEQLNSIDEGKLSGESDSSMPPGKLASRNRDDFILSINTERIVLDDINDQVFKALVVHNRELDSINTETVSQRRLVRAKREIWDWLENKREQYIHNDSHDEYYNFLKEIQKIVKTGLEITQYTVEDETESGRLFEVINDRGKALTNLDKIKSYLVYCSARFNDNDLSIEIYQTIGEVIENITKYGGEDRDIETFVRYHWMLFSGELVLARQSNSEYTTVHRRIKHLEKHASLNQGEEDVRAWIDAYLESLVQCSEAYLQIKHPDEINSDYNSEEEVVEDLDGLNRLPVSNNFLPLLMATHHRYGISDEFRRIVSLCEKLSFRVYNVAGRRTDAGRAALQRHGYWIEYAGRSEVAGRIFHDQQAALKFDTVEESIPETCKRIESEIGDNSPDTYFMDCLLRTDLFDGTDRNDGWTGVRDSDVIRYLLYKYEKYLRMDSSRDDLSQIPPFSVWKQEGITIEHIHPQTSDNDESELDRITNTLGNLVLLGPRDNSGASNMDYEDKYEDTYSKSSMMMIDELPSPEEGWSADKAKERANKIMKFARQEWGGLSTAHVHVNQLPEESEITPLALRDVAHDVREYHEDVSSDGFTIPSVVFQREGARGSDWRRMNDCYECESTVVNLLSLDGWEAECRGCSTELDDPVYKFQESDYIKT, from the coding sequence ATGGCCGATGTTCGACAAACAAAATTAGGGGACTTGTTTTCCTCCTCAGTCTTCCACATCCCTCGGTACCAGCGAGGATACGCTTGGAGCGAGAAAGAGGTTAGAGACCTTCTGGAAGATATTGAGTACTCGTATGAGGAGCGAGTTGCAGAGGGCGACAATAACTTCACCCATTACTTCGGCACCATAGTGATGCTGGATAGAGGGACAGAGAATGCCGAAGCTGACGATTACTCGAAATATGACCTAATCGACGGTCAGCAACGGATGACGACTGTCGCCATTTTGATGAACTGCATCAATGAGCAGTTGAATTCCATTGATGAAGGCAAGTTGAGCGGAGAGTCAGACTCGTCAATGCCCCCCGGTAAGCTTGCTAGTCGAAACCGCGATGACTTCATCCTCTCTATCAATACTGAGCGGATTGTTCTCGACGATATTAACGACCAAGTGTTCAAGGCACTCGTCGTTCACAATCGGGAGTTAGACAGCATTAACACGGAGACTGTGTCCCAGCGACGCTTGGTTCGTGCAAAGCGTGAGATTTGGGATTGGTTGGAGAACAAGCGGGAGCAGTACATTCACAACGATTCCCACGATGAGTACTACAATTTCCTAAAGGAAATCCAGAAGATTGTCAAGACCGGCCTTGAAATCACGCAGTACACTGTTGAAGACGAAACCGAGTCTGGGCGACTCTTCGAAGTCATAAACGACCGCGGGAAAGCGCTCACCAACCTAGATAAAATCAAGAGCTACCTCGTCTACTGTTCAGCCCGCTTCAATGACAACGATTTGTCTATTGAAATTTACCAGACAATCGGCGAAGTCATCGAGAATATAACCAAATACGGGGGTGAAGATAGGGACATCGAAACTTTCGTCCGGTATCATTGGATGCTGTTCTCTGGCGAACTCGTTCTTGCCCGGCAATCCAATTCGGAATACACGACAGTTCACAGGCGCATCAAACATCTCGAAAAGCATGCGTCGTTAAACCAAGGTGAAGAGGACGTTCGAGCGTGGATTGACGCTTACCTAGAAAGCCTTGTTCAGTGTTCTGAAGCCTACCTACAAATCAAGCACCCTGATGAGATAAACTCGGACTACAACAGCGAAGAGGAGGTTGTTGAAGACCTTGATGGTCTGAACCGTCTCCCTGTTTCTAACAACTTCTTACCGCTCCTGATGGCCACCCATCATCGGTACGGCATCAGCGACGAGTTCCGCAGAATCGTCTCATTATGCGAAAAACTCTCGTTCCGTGTCTACAACGTCGCTGGACGAAGAACAGATGCAGGCCGAGCCGCGCTCCAGCGACACGGTTATTGGATTGAGTACGCTGGTCGAAGCGAGGTAGCAGGTAGAATATTCCATGACCAACAGGCGGCCCTGAAGTTCGATACGGTCGAGGAGTCTATCCCAGAGACCTGCAAACGCATCGAATCCGAGATAGGAGACAACAGCCCAGACACGTACTTCATGGACTGTCTCCTGCGAACCGACCTCTTCGACGGTACGGACAGAAACGACGGGTGGACAGGTGTCCGGGACAGCGACGTAATTCGCTACCTACTGTACAAGTACGAGAAGTACCTGCGAATGGACTCTAGCAGAGATGACCTCTCCCAAATACCTCCATTTAGCGTCTGGAAGCAAGAAGGCATCACAATCGAGCACATCCACCCGCAGACCTCCGATAATGACGAGAGCGAGTTAGACAGAATCACCAACACACTAGGGAATCTCGTTCTGCTTGGCCCTCGTGACAACTCTGGTGCGAGCAACATGGATTACGAGGACAAGTACGAGGACACCTACAGTAAATCATCAATGATGATGATTGACGAGCTACCGTCGCCAGAGGAGGGCTGGTCGGCGGATAAGGCAAAGGAGCGCGCGAACAAGATTATGAAGTTTGCACGGCAGGAATGGGGCGGTCTCAGCACGGCTCACGTCCACGTTAATCAGCTCCCCGAGGAGTCGGAAATCACGCCGTTAGCACTCCGGGATGTTGCACATGATGTCCGCGAGTATCACGAGGATGTCTCCTCAGATGGCTTCACCATCCCATCTGTGGTGTTCCAGAGGGAAGGTGCAAGAGGGTCTGACTGGCGACGTATGAACGACTGTTACGAGTGTGAGAGTACGGTGGTGAACCTACTGTCGCTTGATGGTTGGGAAGCAGAGTGCCGGGGCTGTTCCACCGAGTTGGATGACCCGGTGTACAAATTTCAGGAAAGCGATTACATCAAGACGTAG